In Nocardia asteroides, the following proteins share a genomic window:
- a CDS encoding DUF3090 domain-containing protein, producing MSRAIHVFRTPDRFVAGTVGEPGDRSFYLQAVQEPRVVSVLLEKQQVKVLADRMGLLLDEVARRFGADVPPQGDDVRDVDPLVTPIDTEFRVGTMGLGWDADAGAVVVELLAITETEVDESVVLDDTEEGPDAVRVFLTPIQAREFALRSARVIAAGRPPCPLCGEPLSARGHMCVRTNGYKRGEIFGAAELDEE from the coding sequence GTGTCACGCGCAATCCATGTATTCCGCACCCCCGATCGTTTCGTCGCCGGGACCGTCGGTGAACCGGGCGATCGTTCGTTCTATCTGCAAGCCGTGCAGGAACCGCGCGTGGTCAGCGTGCTGCTGGAGAAGCAGCAGGTGAAGGTGCTCGCCGACCGGATGGGTCTGCTGCTCGATGAGGTCGCGCGCCGCTTCGGCGCCGACGTGCCGCCCCAGGGCGACGACGTCCGCGACGTTGATCCGCTGGTGACGCCGATCGACACCGAATTCCGGGTCGGCACCATGGGACTGGGCTGGGACGCCGACGCGGGCGCGGTGGTGGTGGAACTGCTGGCGATCACCGAGACCGAGGTCGACGAATCGGTGGTGCTCGACGACACCGAGGAGGGTCCCGACGCGGTGCGGGTGTTTCTCACCCCGATCCAGGCACGTGAGTTCGCGCTGCGGTCGGCGCGGGTGATCGCGGCGGGCCGTCCGCCGTGTCCGCTGTGCGGGGAACCGCTCTCGGCGCGCGGGCACATGTGCGTGCGCACCAACGGCTACAAGCGCGGCGAGATCTTCGGCGCGGCCGAGCTCGACGAGGAGTGA
- a CDS encoding histidine phosphatase family protein yields MTVILLRHGVSTSNIGRTLAGRSPGVELTERGAEQAAAVADRLATLPIEHIASSPLLRCQHTVAPLAEKLGLEPEHDERLIEVDYGDWTGRPLAELLTEPLWKVVQRHASGAVFPGGEGLAQVQQRAVAAIRDTERRLAEQAGRDVLWVACAHGDIIKSILADALGLHLDSFQRIAVEPASISVVRYSPTGPSVWKFNDTGADLSALAVTAAPAPGGEVPTAAGADNGNAGHRDSP; encoded by the coding sequence ATGACGGTGATCCTGCTCCGGCACGGAGTGTCCACCTCCAACATCGGGCGAACCCTGGCGGGCCGCAGCCCCGGAGTCGAGCTCACCGAGCGCGGCGCCGAGCAGGCGGCCGCGGTCGCCGACCGGCTGGCCACCCTGCCGATCGAACACATCGCCAGCTCGCCGCTGCTGCGCTGCCAGCACACCGTCGCCCCGCTCGCCGAGAAACTCGGCCTCGAACCGGAGCACGACGAACGGCTCATCGAGGTCGACTACGGCGACTGGACCGGCAGGCCGCTGGCCGAACTGCTCACCGAACCGCTGTGGAAGGTCGTGCAACGGCACGCCTCCGGCGCGGTGTTTCCCGGTGGCGAGGGCCTGGCCCAGGTCCAGCAGCGTGCGGTCGCCGCGATCCGCGACACCGAACGCCGCCTGGCCGAGCAGGCAGGCCGTGACGTGCTCTGGGTGGCGTGCGCTCACGGCGACATCATCAAATCGATCCTGGCCGACGCGCTCGGCCTGCATCTGGACAGTTTCCAGCGGATCGCGGTGGAGCCGGCCTCGATCAGCGTCGTCCGCTACAGCCCCACCGGGCCGTCGGTGTGGAAGTTCAACGACACCGGCGCCGACCTGTCCGCGCTCGCCGTCACCGCGGCGCCGGCTCCCGGCGGAGAGGTGCCCACCGCGGCAGGCGCGGATAATGGGAATGCGGGACACCGCGATTCTCCTTAG
- a CDS encoding undecaprenyl-diphosphate phosphatase: protein MGESMTWFQALVLGLVQGLTEFLPISSSAHMRIVSEVFFGADAGASFTAVTQLGTELAVLVYFAKDIWRIIIAWFTTLRLRWQERSQQAVAVGDRVTTKLPVMDRSAREAHERDTQRELDYRIGWYVIIATIPIGVLGFLFKDEIRTGARNLWLVSFMLVAFALVIAAGEHYGRKIRPIEQLTTRDGLIMGLAQCLALVPGVSRSGATSTAGLFLGLQREAAVRFSFLLAIPAVTASGLFSLPDAFEPAGEGLNASGPQLLVATVLAFAVGYASVAWLLKFVAKHSFYWFVGYRIILGLTMMALLAAGVVSAT, encoded by the coding sequence GTGGGCGAGTCGATGACCTGGTTCCAGGCATTGGTACTCGGACTGGTGCAGGGACTCACCGAGTTCCTGCCGATCTCCTCCTCGGCGCATATGCGCATCGTCTCCGAGGTGTTCTTCGGCGCGGACGCGGGCGCCTCGTTTACCGCCGTCACCCAGCTCGGCACCGAGCTCGCGGTCCTGGTGTATTTCGCCAAGGACATCTGGCGCATCATCATCGCCTGGTTCACCACCCTGCGCCTGCGCTGGCAGGAACGATCCCAGCAGGCGGTCGCGGTGGGCGACCGGGTCACCACCAAGCTGCCGGTGATGGACCGCAGCGCCCGCGAGGCGCACGAACGCGACACCCAGCGCGAACTGGACTACCGCATCGGCTGGTACGTGATCATCGCCACCATCCCGATCGGCGTGCTCGGTTTCCTGTTCAAGGACGAGATCCGCACCGGTGCCCGCAACCTGTGGCTGGTCTCGTTCATGCTCGTCGCGTTCGCGCTCGTGATCGCCGCCGGTGAGCACTACGGCCGCAAGATCCGCCCGATCGAGCAGCTGACCACCCGCGACGGCCTGATCATGGGTCTGGCCCAGTGCCTGGCGCTGGTCCCCGGTGTGTCCCGCTCGGGCGCCACCTCCACCGCGGGTCTGTTCCTGGGCCTGCAGCGCGAAGCCGCCGTGCGGTTCTCGTTCCTGCTCGCCATCCCCGCGGTCACCGCGTCGGGCCTGTTCAGCCTGCCCGACGCGTTCGAACCCGCCGGTGAGGGCCTCAACGCCAGCGGCCCGCAGCTGCTGGTGGCCACGGTGCTCGCGTTCGCCGTCGGTTACGCCTCGGTGGCCTGGCTGCTCAAGTTCGTCGCCAAGCACTCGTTCTACTGGTTCGTCGGGTACCGGATCATCCTCGGCCTGACGATGATGGCCCTGCTCGCCGCCGGCGTCGTCTCGGCGACCTGA
- a CDS encoding aldo/keto reductase, with product MEQRTVGRSGLRVSRIGLATHTWGTHTDADEASVQLAAFTEAGGTLVDTSPVYGNGTAQRILADLLGDLVARDDLVLSGSAGVVLHAPGAGVGDSVPAPAATGPVVDTSRRTLLAQLDHTLRELGTDHLDIWSVAAWDPYTPLDEVAATLETAVRTGRTRYAGVRGFAAWQLASLAAIAPITAAQTPYSLLARGTESDVIPAARHHGVGIVASAPLAGGILTGKYRDGVPADSRGADEATAAEIRRRLDDERATRVVDALVTAADGLGTSPLAVALAWIRDRPGIASMIVGARDIGQLTGVLAAETLELPRAIAAALDDVSARSE from the coding sequence ATGGAACAGCGGACGGTGGGACGCAGCGGCCTTCGGGTCTCGCGGATCGGCCTGGCGACCCACACCTGGGGGACCCATACCGACGCCGACGAGGCATCGGTGCAGTTGGCGGCGTTCACCGAGGCCGGTGGCACGCTCGTCGACACCTCCCCCGTGTACGGCAACGGCACCGCGCAGCGGATCCTGGCCGATCTGCTCGGCGATCTGGTCGCCCGGGACGATCTGGTGCTCAGCGGCAGTGCGGGCGTCGTCCTGCACGCGCCCGGCGCCGGGGTCGGCGACAGTGTGCCCGCGCCCGCGGCGACCGGCCCCGTGGTCGACACCTCGCGCCGCACGCTGCTCGCCCAGCTCGATCACACGCTGCGCGAACTGGGCACCGACCACCTCGACATCTGGAGCGTCGCGGCCTGGGACCCCTACACGCCGCTGGACGAGGTGGCCGCCACGCTCGAGACCGCCGTGCGTACCGGTCGCACCCGGTACGCCGGCGTGCGCGGATTCGCGGCCTGGCAGCTGGCGAGCCTGGCGGCGATCGCGCCGATCACCGCGGCCCAGACCCCGTACTCGCTGCTCGCGCGCGGTACCGAATCCGATGTGATTCCCGCGGCCCGCCACCACGGGGTGGGGATCGTGGCCTCGGCACCGCTGGCGGGCGGCATCCTCACCGGCAAGTACCGCGACGGTGTGCCCGCCGATTCGCGCGGCGCCGACGAGGCGACCGCCGCCGAGATCCGGCGCAGGCTCGACGACGAACGCGCCACCCGGGTGGTCGACGCGCTGGTGACCGCGGCCGACGGCCTGGGCACCTCGCCACTGGCGGTGGCGCTGGCCTGGATCCGGGACCGCCCCGGCATCGCCAGCATGATCGTCGGCGCGCGTGACATCGGCCAGCTCACCGGGGTGCTGGCCGCCGAGACCCTGGAGTTGCCGCGCGCGATCGCCGCGGCACTGGACGATGTGAGCGCCCGTTCCGAATGA
- a CDS encoding heme/hemin ABC transporter substrate-binding protein encodes MRLRGVLTALLAATVLTGAVACTDGNTASTAGTGGPATARLTDLDPVPLGAPPAPALPATVRSFDGTEVTVTDASRIIAVDRYGTLAQTVYALGLGANLVGRSTSASFPAVAGVANVAGGNGSLSVEAVLALRPSVFLTDTTSAAPAVRDQLRAAGVTVVYFDPDRTMDGVVPQIEAVAAALGVPEAGTRLGQRTRDEITAATAAVPKQDPKPTIAFLYLRSTAITMIAGRGSGADSLITAIGGVDAGTAAGVNEPFTAITSEAMIAAAPDVLLVMSDGLKSVGGIDGLVKVPGIAQTPAGRNRRVIDMSDAVLLSFGPNTGRVITALSDAVYGKPA; translated from the coding sequence ATGAGACTGCGTGGTGTGCTGACGGCCCTGCTCGCGGCGACGGTGCTGACCGGCGCCGTCGCCTGCACCGACGGCAACACCGCATCGACTGCCGGCACCGGCGGTCCTGCCACCGCCCGGCTGACCGACCTCGACCCGGTCCCCCTCGGCGCCCCGCCTGCCCCGGCCCTGCCCGCGACGGTCCGTTCCTTCGACGGCACCGAGGTGACGGTGACCGACGCGTCGCGCATCATCGCCGTCGACCGGTACGGCACCCTCGCCCAGACCGTGTACGCGCTCGGGCTCGGCGCGAACCTGGTGGGTCGCAGCACCTCGGCCTCGTTCCCGGCCGTGGCCGGCGTGGCGAACGTGGCGGGCGGCAACGGCAGCCTCAGCGTCGAAGCGGTGCTGGCCCTGCGCCCGTCGGTGTTCCTCACCGACACCACCAGCGCCGCCCCCGCCGTCCGCGACCAGCTGCGCGCCGCGGGCGTCACCGTCGTCTACTTCGACCCCGACCGCACCATGGACGGTGTCGTCCCGCAGATCGAGGCCGTGGCCGCCGCGCTCGGCGTCCCCGAGGCGGGCACCCGGCTCGGACAGCGCACCCGCGACGAGATCACCGCGGCCACCGCCGCCGTGCCGAAGCAGGACCCGAAGCCGACGATCGCGTTCCTGTACCTGCGCAGCACCGCGATCACGATGATCGCCGGTCGCGGGTCGGGCGCGGACTCGCTGATCACCGCCATCGGCGGCGTCGACGCCGGGACCGCGGCCGGAGTGAACGAACCGTTCACCGCCATCACCAGCGAAGCGATGATCGCCGCGGCGCCCGACGTGCTGCTGGTGATGTCGGACGGCCTGAAGTCGGTCGGCGGCATCGACGGCCTGGTGAAGGTCCCCGGCATCGCCCAGACACCCGCCGGACGCAACCGCCGGGTCATCGACATGTCCGACGCGGTGCTGCTCAGTTTCGGTCCCAATACCGGCCGTGTCATCACCGCCCTGTCCGACGCCGTCTACGGCAAGCCCGCATGA
- a CDS encoding FecCD family ABC transporter permease produces MSDAPDVTTSAHPPRIDDATPDPLPHPKHRATRVTVVFAVALLALLVLALVSAVLGQVPTTAAEVLGSVAHRIGLDLGPLPAHPAGEVALWEVRFPRVVLAILVGAVLATAGALLQGVFANPLAEPGVIGVSAGAAVGAGTVIVVGGAFVAAWSVAAAAFVAGLITTALVYVLSRSHGRTEVVTLILTGVAINAFAGGLIALLLFVASPAARDQIVFWQLGSLNGATWPSVAIVATLASVGLLAAILIAPRLDLLALGDSAARHLGVDVERLRRQVIVVVAVLTAAGVAFSGIILFVGLIVPHVVRMLVGPGHRVLVPLSAVLGAVVLLGADVLARTLVDNADLPLGMLTSLIGGPFFFWLLRRTRARAGGWG; encoded by the coding sequence ATGAGCGATGCCCCCGACGTGACGACCTCGGCACACCCGCCGCGGATCGACGACGCCACCCCCGATCCCCTGCCGCACCCCAAGCACCGCGCCACTCGCGTGACCGTGGTGTTCGCCGTGGCGCTGCTGGCGCTGCTCGTGCTCGCGCTGGTCTCGGCGGTGCTGGGGCAGGTGCCGACCACCGCGGCCGAGGTGCTGGGCAGTGTCGCGCACCGGATCGGACTCGATCTCGGTCCGCTGCCCGCCCATCCGGCGGGTGAGGTGGCCCTGTGGGAGGTGCGGTTCCCGCGGGTCGTGCTCGCGATCCTGGTCGGGGCGGTGCTCGCCACGGCGGGGGCGCTGCTGCAGGGCGTGTTCGCCAATCCACTGGCCGAACCGGGCGTGATCGGGGTGTCGGCGGGTGCCGCGGTCGGCGCGGGCACGGTCATCGTCGTCGGTGGCGCGTTCGTGGCGGCCTGGTCGGTGGCGGCGGCCGCGTTCGTCGCCGGGCTGATCACCACGGCGCTGGTCTATGTGCTGTCGCGTTCGCACGGGCGGACCGAAGTGGTGACGCTGATCCTGACCGGCGTCGCGATCAACGCCTTCGCCGGCGGGCTGATCGCGCTGCTGCTGTTCGTGGCGTCGCCCGCCGCCCGCGACCAGATCGTGTTCTGGCAGCTCGGCAGCCTCAACGGCGCCACCTGGCCGTCGGTGGCGATCGTGGCGACGCTGGCCTCGGTCGGGTTGCTCGCCGCGATTCTCATCGCACCGCGCCTGGACCTGCTGGCGCTGGGCGACTCGGCCGCGCGGCACCTGGGCGTCGACGTGGAACGGCTGCGCAGGCAGGTGATCGTGGTGGTGGCCGTGCTCACCGCGGCGGGCGTGGCGTTCAGCGGCATCATCCTGTTCGTCGGGCTGATCGTGCCGCACGTGGTGCGGATGCTGGTGGGCCCCGGTCACCGCGTGCTGGTGCCGTTGAGCGCGGTGCTCGGCGCGGTGGTGCTGCTGGGCGCCGATGTGCTCGCGCGCACGCTGGTCGACAATGCCGACCTGCCGCTGGGCATGCTGACCTCGCTCATCGGCGGCCCGTTCTTCTTCTGGCTGCTGCGGCGCACCCGCGCCAGGGCGGGAGGCTGGGGATGA
- a CDS encoding heme ABC transporter ATP-binding protein — protein MTDIRPHDPAVVTTPRAPRTRSWRSVFARTPEVPTRPEPGTVTLRATGLTVRRGTRTVLDDVDFQVAAGEIVALVGPNGAGKSSLLAALAGELDATAGTVKLEGHALSHWTHADMARRRAVLPQSHAVGFPFTAREVVAMGRAPWLHTPAADRDDELIAAALAATDVTHLAGRVFPSLSGGERARVALARVLAQDTATLLLDEPTAALDLGHQEAVLRLAADRARAGTAVVVVVHDLGVAAAYADRVSVLDDGRIAADGPPREVLTRELLTQVYRHPVDVFDHPATGDQLVLPERGRR, from the coding sequence ATGACCGACATCCGCCCGCACGATCCCGCCGTCGTCACCACGCCGCGCGCCCCGCGCACGCGATCGTGGCGCAGCGTGTTCGCCCGCACCCCCGAAGTCCCCACCCGGCCGGAGCCGGGCACGGTCACCCTGCGCGCGACCGGGCTCACCGTGCGGCGCGGCACCCGGACGGTGCTCGACGACGTCGACTTCCAGGTGGCCGCGGGCGAGATCGTCGCGCTCGTCGGTCCCAACGGCGCCGGGAAGTCGAGTCTGCTGGCCGCGCTGGCGGGCGAGCTGGACGCGACCGCGGGCACGGTGAAGCTCGAGGGACACGCCCTGTCGCACTGGACCCACGCCGATATGGCGCGGCGGCGCGCGGTGCTGCCGCAATCGCACGCGGTCGGGTTCCCGTTCACCGCCAGGGAAGTCGTCGCCATGGGTCGCGCGCCCTGGCTGCACACTCCCGCCGCCGACCGCGACGACGAGCTGATCGCCGCCGCGCTGGCCGCCACCGATGTGACCCATCTGGCCGGCCGGGTGTTCCCGTCGCTGTCCGGCGGTGAGCGGGCGCGGGTGGCGCTGGCGCGGGTGCTGGCCCAGGACACCGCGACGCTGCTGCTCGACGAGCCCACCGCCGCCCTCGATCTCGGTCACCAGGAGGCGGTGCTGCGCCTGGCCGCCGACCGGGCCCGCGCGGGGACGGCGGTCGTCGTGGTCGTGCACGATCTCGGCGTGGCCGCCGCCTACGCCGATCGGGTGAGCGTGCTCGACGACGGCCGGATCGCCGCCGACGGACCGCCACGCGAGGTACTCACCCGGGAGCTCCTCACCCAGGTCTACCGGCATCCGGTCGACGTCTTCGATCACCCGGCCACGGGTGACCAGCTGGTATTGCCCGAACGCGGCCGCCGCTGA
- a CDS encoding TetR/AcrR family transcriptional regulator has product MARPRNFDADTVIERAMDQFWSHGYANTSPAQLAEATGIGKGSLYNTFGSKRALFDQALQRYGRSGVALAEDYMSRPGSTRDCLRAYLRAAVDLDFATPIRRGCLAVNTAAEFGGQDPAITAAIRDIEQRIVAVLAARIEQGRRDGDIDADVDASAVATLLFTTSIGLRMMAKTNDAPALYRLVDLTLTVL; this is encoded by the coding sequence ATGGCCAGGCCCCGCAACTTCGACGCCGACACGGTGATCGAGCGCGCGATGGACCAGTTCTGGTCCCACGGCTACGCCAACACCTCCCCCGCCCAGCTCGCCGAGGCCACCGGCATCGGAAAAGGCAGTCTGTACAACACCTTCGGCAGCAAACGCGCGCTGTTCGACCAGGCGCTGCAACGGTACGGCCGCAGCGGTGTCGCCCTGGCCGAGGACTACATGTCGCGCCCCGGCAGCACCCGCGACTGCCTGCGCGCCTACCTCCGCGCCGCGGTCGATCTCGACTTCGCGACCCCGATCCGGCGCGGCTGCCTGGCCGTGAACACCGCGGCCGAGTTCGGTGGCCAGGATCCCGCGATCACCGCGGCGATCCGCGACATCGAACAGCGGATCGTAGCCGTGCTGGCGGCCCGCATCGAGCAGGGCCGCCGCGACGGCGACATCGACGCCGACGTCGATGCGTCCGCGGTCGCCACACTGTTGTTCACCACCAGCATCGGGCTGCGGATGATGGCCAAGACCAACGACGCCCCCGCGCTGTACCGCCTCGTCGACCTCACTTTGACCGTCCTCTGA
- a CDS encoding SDR family oxidoreductase, which yields MDLALTGKTAVVTGASRGIGLAVAESLAAAGVRVVGAARTITPELEKVSAATVSADLSTREGTVRVIETALAEVGGIDILVNNVGGGDPEWLDLDGFLAGTDEQWRHYLDVNLFSAIWATRAALPSLLERRGSIINVSSINAHVPGSGPVGYSEAKAALAAFGKRLSEEFGPQGVRVNTVSPGPVATRIWRDEHRIGAKLAAAQGITQDQFLDALPTSFDIASRRITEPDEVAALITFIASGLAGNIVGADLVIDGGIIKTT from the coding sequence ATGGATCTCGCACTCACCGGCAAGACCGCCGTCGTCACCGGCGCCTCCCGCGGCATCGGCCTCGCCGTCGCCGAAAGCCTCGCCGCGGCGGGCGTCCGCGTCGTCGGCGCCGCCCGCACCATCACTCCCGAACTCGAAAAAGTCTCGGCTGCTACGGTTTCCGCCGATCTCAGCACCCGCGAAGGGACCGTCCGGGTCATCGAGACCGCCCTCGCGGAAGTGGGCGGGATCGACATCCTGGTCAACAATGTCGGCGGTGGCGACCCGGAGTGGCTCGACCTCGACGGCTTCCTCGCCGGCACCGACGAGCAGTGGCGCCACTACCTCGACGTGAACCTGTTCAGCGCGATCTGGGCCACCCGCGCCGCCCTGCCCAGCCTCCTCGAGCGGCGCGGCAGCATCATCAACGTGTCCTCGATCAACGCCCACGTCCCCGGCTCAGGCCCGGTCGGCTACAGCGAGGCCAAGGCCGCCCTGGCCGCCTTCGGCAAACGACTCAGTGAAGAGTTCGGTCCGCAGGGTGTGCGCGTCAACACCGTCTCCCCCGGCCCGGTCGCCACCAGGATCTGGCGCGACGAACACCGCATCGGCGCCAAACTGGCCGCCGCCCAGGGCATCACCCAGGACCAATTCCTCGACGCCCTCCCCACCAGCTTCGACATCGCCTCCCGCCGCATCACCGAACCCGACGAAGTCGCCGCCCTGATCACCTTCATCGCCTCCGGCCTGGCAGGCAACATCGTCGGCGCCGACCTGGTCATCGACGGCGGCATCATCAAGACAACCTGA
- a CDS encoding MMPL family transporter — protein MRWGRFVHRHRYLVLGGFVLAVLISGWFGRDLAGRYTQEGWFDESSQSVAASKLADDIFGRDTDGDLIVIYTAPEGATVDDPAVRGPVTAALADLRARYGEHIHKIDSYWDSPFSANASDPTKKHAFASIGLAGGGGTATVNNYLALKPHLNAEIPGGGPGGTTVQLAGLQPVVEGINIGMQHDIRRAELIALPIVAILLYFVFGGVIGALLPVMIGGLTVLGTSGILRVLTAHIEVNVFASAVMTLVSLGLAIDYGLFTVTRFREELAAGHSVEDATARTVATAGRTVLFSAAIIAISLGALFIFPNGVLRSVPYGGISAVMLAALLSVTALPAALSIAGRRIDFLGWKRFSRSKTEAEIDAGFFSRLAQWAMRRPWAVVIPIVLGLLALSIPLRHIEFGGISEKYLAADNPARVAQEDFDRLFPGFRTEPLKLVVVGASPQQLSDIRYEANQVPGLTGRFEPAAPTKDDVNVLSAGLEDKRRADAVIDALRALREPDGVQIMVAGIPALERDSINGLIDGLPLLLAILMAAALAMMVIAFRSVILALKAVAMSALSLVSTLGVLTWIFVEGHGAGVFAFTPGPLMFAVVALIVTVIFGLSTDYEVFLLSRIAEKRASGADATESIRYGVAHTGGVITSAAAILIVVTGAFGFSDLVLMKYIAYGMIVALIIDATIIRMVLTPALLKIIWR, from the coding sequence ATGCGGTGGGGCCGGTTCGTCCACCGCCACCGGTACCTCGTGCTCGGCGGGTTCGTGCTGGCCGTGCTGATCTCGGGCTGGTTCGGGCGGGACCTGGCCGGTCGCTACACCCAGGAGGGCTGGTTCGACGAATCCAGCCAGTCGGTGGCCGCCTCGAAGCTGGCCGACGACATCTTCGGCCGCGACACCGACGGCGACCTGATCGTCATCTACACCGCCCCCGAGGGTGCCACGGTCGACGATCCCGCCGTCCGCGGCCCGGTGACGGCGGCGCTGGCCGATCTGCGCGCCCGGTACGGCGAGCACATCCACAAGATCGACAGCTACTGGGACAGTCCGTTCTCGGCCAACGCCTCCGACCCCACCAAGAAACACGCCTTCGCCAGCATCGGCCTGGCCGGCGGTGGCGGCACGGCGACCGTCAACAACTACCTGGCCCTGAAACCGCACTTGAACGCCGAGATCCCCGGCGGCGGACCGGGCGGGACCACGGTGCAGCTGGCGGGATTGCAGCCGGTGGTCGAGGGGATCAACATCGGGATGCAGCACGACATCCGGCGCGCGGAGCTCATCGCGCTGCCGATCGTGGCGATCCTGCTGTATTTCGTGTTCGGCGGCGTCATCGGCGCGTTGCTGCCGGTGATGATCGGCGGGCTCACCGTCCTTGGCACCTCCGGCATCCTGCGCGTCCTCACCGCCCACATCGAGGTCAACGTGTTCGCCAGTGCGGTGATGACGCTGGTCAGCCTGGGGTTGGCGATCGACTACGGCTTGTTCACGGTGACCCGGTTCCGGGAGGAACTCGCGGCCGGGCACAGCGTCGAGGACGCCACCGCCCGGACGGTGGCCACCGCGGGCCGGACCGTGCTGTTCTCGGCGGCCATCATCGCGATCAGCCTGGGCGCGCTGTTCATCTTCCCCAACGGCGTGCTGCGCTCGGTGCCCTACGGCGGCATCTCGGCGGTGATGCTGGCCGCGCTGCTGTCGGTGACCGCACTGCCCGCGGCGTTGAGCATCGCGGGCCGGCGCATCGATTTCCTGGGCTGGAAGCGGTTCTCGCGCAGCAAGACCGAGGCCGAGATCGACGCCGGGTTCTTCTCCCGGCTGGCGCAGTGGGCGATGCGGCGGCCGTGGGCGGTGGTGATCCCGATCGTGCTGGGGTTGCTGGCGTTGAGCATTCCGCTGCGCCACATCGAGTTCGGTGGCATCAGCGAGAAGTACCTGGCCGCCGACAATCCGGCCCGGGTGGCGCAGGAGGATTTCGACCGGCTCTTCCCCGGCTTCCGCACCGAGCCGCTGAAGCTGGTCGTGGTCGGCGCCTCGCCGCAGCAGCTCAGCGACATCCGCTACGAGGCCAACCAGGTGCCCGGGCTGACCGGGCGATTCGAACCGGCGGCGCCGACCAAGGACGACGTCAACGTGCTCTCGGCCGGCTTGGAGGACAAACGCCGGGCCGACGCGGTGATCGACGCGTTGCGCGCCCTGCGCGAACCCGACGGCGTGCAGATCATGGTGGCCGGTATCCCGGCGCTGGAACGCGACAGCATCAACGGGCTGATCGACGGCCTGCCGCTGTTGCTGGCCATCCTGATGGCGGCGGCGCTGGCGATGATGGTGATCGCATTCCGGTCGGTGATCCTGGCGCTCAAGGCGGTCGCCATGAGTGCGCTCAGTCTCGTCTCCACCCTCGGCGTGCTCACCTGGATCTTCGTCGAGGGCCACGGCGCGGGGGTGTTCGCGTTCACGCCGGGGCCGCTGATGTTCGCGGTGGTGGCGTTGATCGTCACCGTGATCTTCGGGCTCTCCACCGACTACGAGGTGTTCCTGCTCTCCCGCATCGCCGAGAAACGCGCCTCGGGCGCCGACGCCACCGAATCCATCCGCTACGGCGTCGCCCACACCGGCGGCGTGATCACCTCGGCGGCCGCCATCCTCATCGTCGTCACCGGCGCGTTCGGCTTCTCCGACCTGGTCCTGATGAAATACATCGCCTACGGCATGATCGTCGCCCTGATCATCGACGCCACCATCATCCGCATGGTCCTCACCCCAGCCCTCCTCAAGATCATCTGGCGCTAG